Within the Epinephelus lanceolatus isolate andai-2023 chromosome 9, ASM4190304v1, whole genome shotgun sequence genome, the region ACTATTATTCAGTCACTTAATAGTTAGTTATTTTGTGATATTCTCTCACATAAACATGCCTGACAGCCTTTTTACTTGTAACAAATGTTAAATTCACAGCCTAGCAAGCATGTAAACAATGTTTGTATGGATTAGGACAGCATCTACTGATTATTTTTATATGTCATCAATTaagtttttgattattttttggttGCTCGATGAATTTGAAAACAGTTTAGAAGCATACCCGTCTTTATTTTCCAGagcaatgttttttattttcatctctaaatttgctttgttttgtttagtcCAGTGCCATTTCAAGATTTAAAGTCTTGTCATTTATAGATGAGCAGTTGCTGGTAATGAAACTCACTCCAATAATGCTACTATTAAATGTATAaaagatacacacacaagctAAAATGAGTATTCCAAGACATGAGACTTAACACACAAGATAGTGCAGaagtcaaaatatttaatgaaaatatgacatatataaaataaaagactttGCTAGGCTGCTGTACAGCAGcgataaaatgaataaattgtgaTATAGTCAAGATAAAGAAGACAATCATCTCGTTAATCCTCAGGGATTAACGAGATGATTCAAATTCAGATTTTTTcattctgttgtcatatacacacacattcacaaacaggacctatacatgcattaaatggagagatgtcagagcaaggGGGCTGCTTGaacaggcgccccgagcagttgggggttcagtgtcttgctcaagtgCACCTCGGCAAACAGGCATCTCTCCAGCTACCTGTCCACGCGCCATAATTTCGCACAGGAACGTTACCATTAGCCATAGAGACTGGATGGTTTAACACCACCCTAGAGGAGGACagaatttgtttgttgtgtaatttAGGTGTTCATCACCATTGTAAATTGTTCTCAGAGACAGATACCTCAAATATTCCACAGATGTTTGGGGTCACCTGACCCTTTATTTTACACAGTTCACACAGCtgcttgtttttatgtgtgttcgCAGGCTGTTCGGCCTCACGCTCCTCTGATCAAGTTCCCCAACAGACATGACATGGCACGGCCCAATGGTAAGTATGATGAAAGTAACTAATGGTCAGACAGTGGACATAGTCTTCCTCTTTTATTGTTTCACATTGTATTTGTTCTGTCTGTGCCCAGCAGGCCAGATGTTAACATCACTTCAGGTTGAGATCATGTGTGTACAGTAAATCTGCAGTGTGGTTAGAAATGATTGATTTGAAACAGTGTAAGGGTAACTAGAATTTGACCCAACACATGAactgttattgttttatgttttcttaACTGATTATGTGTAATGTCTCCTCAATGCTTCTTGAGCTACTCTTATCAATACTGACTTTTTTCCTTTCCATTTCTAGTCCAAGAGGCATTGAAAACGTTAGCAGTTGATTTACCACCGCACAACAATCCAGCGCCGCCTCCGTTATCAAGACCTCATGTACCTTTGACCCCCATCTCTGGCACGCCAGACACCTTGGCCTCTATTCAGCTACTACCTGCAAGGTACCGCAGGAGACCGGTGGCAGCGGAGGAAATGGAATTCATCCAGGTGAGGGGTCAAACAGAACACTTACAGCTTGAGGCCCAAACACACCAAGCCGATAGCAAAGAATTAGTGGCGATGGAGGCCAACCGTTGCATCGCCTCACAATGCCTGTGTCaaagccaaaaagttgcacttgaacacaccacaaggACTACAGCCAACGATCAACTAGCAgttatgttctgcgcctgcttGAGAGTAAATAACTGAACAGTGGTCTGAATCtgtcattcaaaaagaaaaCTGGAAGATCAACTGCATGGATTCAAGAAGCTACCTTTTAGCTATAAGCTACCTTATATTTACCTTGGGCTagcaaacagtaacacaaaccaaTACAAACTGTTTCCACTAAAGAGCTCAAAGGTTAAAAGAAACAATTTTACCTaacaagattgttttttttaatctcactcCCTGTTAACTTTAGCCATTTGTTCACTTttctcacttccgtttctcttcttgtgcactgagttgaactgccaatcaagagtgatttcattcacccaCAGCCTCTTCTGTCTCTGATGCCGATTGATCACGCTAAATCAGACATAAAAGGCCGACAAAGGCTGATATGGGCCGACTAGTGCCAGCAGTGCAAGACATACCACAATAAGTAGGGCAAGAGATGCTCACCAACAACCTGACATTgactaacagctgattggcttGGTGCGTCAGTGCCGTTAGACTGTACCCAGAGCATTTAACTCTAACAAGCTGGCCTTTTAACTTTGGTATCAGTGAGAACAATATAACCTTTGTCTTAGAGTAAAGATAAACCTGCATAGTTATCTTTGGCCTTAAAGCACCCATAGAGTTCAACTGTTGTCTGCATTGATACTGTAGTAGGTGGTGTGATGTTTTACGATTTACACCACCTTACGATAATTTTACAACTAGTTGGATAACTTGAAAATGTAAACTTAAACCTGTGCAGTCTCATGCCGTGTTCCTTATTTATAGATAAGTGTTTTTTCTTACAAATTTGtgttctttctgtctttcttggCAGCGTGGTGGACCAGAGTGACACGAAGCGACTCATTCACTGTAACCAAAGTCCTTACCTGTTGGAGATCAGTGTGTGTCTTTAACTCTGTTCCTCAGCACAAGACAACCTAATGCCACATGAGACATGATGTAGAATAAAGTATTGAATAAATCCTGTTAAAATGTACATACGTTTATTTTCTAGATGTTAAATCTTAATTGTATTTAAACGGATATCTTGGTTGTTATTACGCACAGCAAAGCCATAACCAATAGCGTCCAGGTTTTTCATACTCACTGTACTGTCACTGCAGCTATTCCTCCAggtttcttgtttttgttcaaCATTATATCTGCTTGGTTTTTCttaattttgtcattattttattgAGCTTTACTTGCACTACCACCACACTTCAATCCAAGCACAAGGCTCTGGTGcatagaataaaatgatttcaTGCCTTTCACTGCAATCCACTAACTCgtctgtttgttggacccaaaCAAGGCTGAAGAGATGCTGGAAATCAAGTTGAATTATGACTGAGTGAAATGGTGTTTATGTGAACTACTGCTggatttaaatgattaaaagcATATTGTATTTTGATTGTGGTGTTCTTATCATGCTTGGCGTAAAcgcttagacacaaaacaagcagaAGATAAGGACATGTGAACATATTTAGGATTAATCTCAGGTATTTATTGTTGTTACGGTTGCTGGCATGCTCTATATGgtaaacattaacaacattGAAATTTCACAACAGTGCAGTATGACCAGCCACCATCCATGTGTCACAGGTTTTCTAACTATGAGATCAGTAAGCTGTTTAGCACTCGGATGAATATTGGCACAAGTAGCACAGACGTGACAGAAAGGCCaaaagtgattatacacttcaCCTGTCTGCCTGGCAGATTGTCATTTTCACCAGAGCTGAGAGAAGCTCATACAGTTTCAGTTTTTAATCATCTCCTCTTGCTGTGAGTTCATCAAGGAGAAGTCACACCCAGGTAAACACATATGAGAAAACAAAGCTGCGTTAGTAAGCACATGTCTGCCTTCTGgctaaagtaaaagaaaaccagCTCCTAAACACATGAATGCCGTTACAGAGCAATTCATGGCTTTACAAAAATACCTCTGGATGTTTAAAACCCAAATATCAAACACCAGCTATGAACTCTGAAGAAGAAAGTGCAGTATATTCATATATCATATAAACACTTACAGCAACAAGAACTGTCAAGTCACAAATGGGCACAACACTAGAAACACTGAGGTATGCACTGGATTACTCTGATTATTTCGGGAGAATATTCTGTCAGCGCCGTGTTACTGAGGAgtggaactttttttttgttagtttttttttgccagacTAAACATTGCACTTGAAACGCAGTAGAAGCAATCTGTGCTCCGTACTGGAGGCGAAAGGACTCATCAATTGCTCTGTTCATCCAGTTCCTCAAAAGCGGGTAAGAAATCAGCGATGGTGTCCACCACGTAGTCGGGCACCAGGCCCGACTTGGTGGTCAGCTCACTATTCCTGTACTCCTGGGCCTCCTCGATCTGAGACACGCCGGTGAGAGTGAGCATGGTGTCGAGGCCGCAGTTGGACCCAAACAGCATGTCCGTCTCTAGGCGGTCCCCAATCATCAGGCACTGGGCGGGGTCCACCCCGCTGAACTGACTGGAGATGCACTCGAACATGAAGCGGCTGGGCTTTCCGATCACAGTGGCTTTGCGGCCGGAGGACACCTCCAGGGCTGCGGTGAGGGACCCAGAACCTGCAGAGGGTGCAGAGGAGACAAAACATTAGATTACAGTGTATCTTAGGACACATCCTCCCCTCCATCCTCACACTCTGATTTCTCTTCTTCAAGTATGTTTGGGCGCCACTGAGATATTGTGTATCACATGTCACTTATTCACAGTAATTCGTCTGTGTGCCTGAAGGCCACAGCAACCCACACACTGCCACAAACACCAATGTAACACACAGATAAATGGAGATTTATTCTGCAGTGCTGATTAATGGTTTTAGTACTGCCAACTTGTTTTTGCATGTGCTAGTCTGCTCCTGATCACGTACAGTGCAGCCTACATAGGGCCCAGTGGCTACCTGATAGTGGTACCAAATTCCTcagatactgcctaaaatgctggatcAGGTATCGTTGAATATGCAAGTCTATGCACCGATGCCATacttggctgtaggtgtgaatgtgagtgtgaatggttgtctctatgtgtcagccctatgatagtctggcgacctgtccagggtgtaccctgcctctcacccaatgtcagctgggataggctccagcccccccacgactcGTAACAGGATGAGTGGTTATGGAaactaaatgaatgaatgaataagtaTTGttacgttagctgttagcaaaaTGTAAAATTAGATAACAAAATAAAGTTAGATGGTGTCATCCTCTGTGTTTGTTCATCTTTTACCTCAGGGTTTAACCTGAGCCATGTCATACAACAATGATAGCAATCATTTCACAGCCATAAAAGGTCAGTAGTGTACAGttgcatttatgttttttaatgtaatagTAACAGCAAGTTCAGGTTATCAGAATTGTATCGGAGAGGAACAAACTGTATCGGAGCATCTCTATTTCTGAGTGCAGTACTGCTATTTTACAGGGAGACATTGgtttcagttcatttcagtGCAACATACAAATTAGAGTCCAGGTTCTTGAACCTTTAACTGGATTAGGCCCTGAAGCCTCACACTTCCTGGGGCCCTGAAAGACTCAAGTTCACTTTGCGTCAGCAGGTCCTGCATCATGACCTCACTTTCGTATAGTTTTGGGAGCATTTTTGTCTTTATAGTAACAGTAGGGCAGAGGCAGGGAATGAGGGGACAGAGgaggggtgacatgcagcagaaGCACCAGTCTAGACTAGAATCAGCATCATTGCAATAAAATGGTGGGCATCTTGAAAACGTAGGCCACCAGACCTCTCTATTATCACCTGATCTTGAGGCCCTGCAGAATGGTTTCAATACCTTTAATGTAACAGTTCATGCTGCACTTATATGATGTATGTTCATTcctaaataaatgtgtgtttaatcaaaCTGGGAGCATGAGAGCACTGGACAGTCACAGATAAACGTACTTGATAAATGTACAGATAAATTGAGACGTTTTCTGCAACTATGGGGCTTCCACAGACCAGCATGATTTGTGTAATTTAGGGAGTGTATAAAGAACAGGGTGTACTGGGTGTTTCTGCAACAAAAAAtctaattcattttcaaataaTTTTTGTTCATCTACAGCTTCACTGAGAAAGCTGTCTATCTCTTCAGCCATATACCTACCTTTATCTCAgctttgtttctgtttattttgtccACATTAAAAacgtaaatgtttgtttttggatcCTCACCACAACCGCGCACCTCTATATATTGTTTACCTTTTTGGAGTTGTGCACACTGCTGTATTTCAACAGTACTGGACAGTAGGGTAAATATACAGTAGTGAAACTGCCACGTGTCGTCTGTTGTGTGCACTTTACATGGTGGGCTACACAACCAAAGTACAAAGAGCAAGAAGAATGGCAGTCAATGGAGGGCCCCCCCTATTCAGCCATGGGTAATCCATCACAGTAAACACcatgtgtatttgtattttatactAAATAAGTGTGCACTGCAGCAGAGATGAAGCTGGAATTTGCAGGATTAGCCTTAATATATCAGGTCATGTTGCATTTACATGATGCATATTTATTCTTAGATAAATATGTGTTTATTCAAACTGACCTATATTTACCCTTTGGTGTTCCAGTAAATACACTGTAATGAAGCTGACACGTGTGGTCTGTTGTGTGTGCTGTACATGGTGGGATACATGAACAAAGCGCAGTGAGAAGAAAGGCAGTCAATGGGGACCCCCTCCTATTCAGCCATGGGTCCATCAAAGTAAACACCATGTGTATTTGTATGTTAGACAAAATAAGTGTGTAGTGCAGCAGAGATGCAGCGAGAATGTGCAGGTTTGATCCTGAACAATAACTCTACAGTTCTGTTGTTGGTTGGAAACAATTTTGTTCATGCTGGAAATAAACAGAGCTACATCTGCTACAAACCTCCATGTTACAGTGGATACACAGAGTCACTCCTCTCCACAGATATCATACAGAACACTGCAGCTGATATTCTGCTGTCTCACATTTAAAGTGCTTTACCAACTTATATATTTACTGGAGCTTAAGTCTGCAATGTGAAGAAGCTTATAGTGAagattggcttttattttagacATAAGACTTGTTTTACTGTCAGTGCTACGAAAAACCTTGTGGAGGCCACTTTTCTGTCTGTGGCTGATTATAATGACACATTGTATGCCTCCATTTTACATGGCCTTGATTCAGTGTACCATGTATCTCTGCGTTTAATTACACATGCAAAGTCACATACTCACCTCTGCATTCTATGATTTGGCGGGTTGGACATCTTTGACAATTcgcagacaacagcactggtatattttttatctataaagcaatatTGGGTAAACCTCCAGCGTACCTCTGCacctttctgtgtgttttaacagatctagggaaaactgcattctcctactctgcaccCGGGACATGAAATAATCctcaaaaagatctaaaattagaaacatttatatccactgatgaatttaagggcatcattaAGAATGTGGTGAGATATGTGCTcatttttcttgagaggccactatgtttgaatagttgccTTTtactgtggatttttgtattttatgttgtgtttattgcattttaaatgtattttgattggctgctacttcggccaggtctctcttgtaaaagacaTTTTCAATCTTAACGGGAATTCCTggataaataaaggtaaaataaaaaacaaacaaacaaaaaaaaatacaaatagacATACTGTTCACTGTGATGGACCCATGGCTAATTAAGGGGGGTCCCCATTTACAGCCATTCTTCTCACTCTCTGTGAATTGTTTATGTGCCTCATCACCCTTTGGGCCCACCATGTACTGTGCATTGCACACAACAGACTACAGGTCAGCACCATTACAGTTAATTTACCCTGACACTCAAGGGTAAATATACATATCTTTGACTAAACACAgatgtaaaatgtgttttgattggctgctaccttggccaggtcCCAGGTTTCAAGCTTAATGGGACtccctggttaaataaaggttagataaaataaaatgtgcagctgtaatgaggaaaaaagaacaatataataaaaatcTACGAGGAATGCttaaaatagttcctacaaaTTGAGGCTCTAGCTGTACCTGACCTCCTGGGCTGCTGAACCTGTGCCCAATGTCAGTAATCTATGCATGTTTGGCACTGACACAAAGATCATCACCACCATACCTGGCAGTATCCTTCCACTTGACAGAGGGTGCCAGGGGTCGTTGTCGGTGGCCAGGAACAGACAGTCCGGGTCCCTCAGGTAGCACGAGGCTTTGGCCAGTTTGAGAAAAGTCAGTTTGTCATCATGTCCCACCAGCACCGCCTTGACGTCCGGAGCCAGGGTGCAGTTATATATGGTGGCGTCCGGGTCGTCCGCCTCCTCCACGCAGGGGATGCCCGCCTCTTGCAGCTCTCTGCGCAGTCCGTCGCAGCCCATGACGAACACCTGGCCGCGGACCTTGACGACGTCTCTCAGGTAGAGAGCCGAGCAGTAGGACGAGCTGAAGATCTGCTCCAGCATCACGTCGGTGAAGCCGAGCCGGGAGAACTTGTGCACATAATTCTCCCGGGGCCTGGTGCAGTTGTTGGTGACGAACACTACGTTTTTGCCGTGCCGTATCAGCGAACTCACCACCTTCGCCGCGCCCGTGATCGCCTTCTCTCCGTGCCATATGACCCCGTCGCAGTCGAAGAGGATGAAGTCCTTCGCTTCGAGCAGACTTCGGATCTGCGGACCTCGAATTTTCTGGCAGCCTTTGAACCCAAAGGCGCCTGCCATTCCGGCTTTTCCCTCGGTCTCTTCCGTCTTTCACCTGCTAGTGGTCCCCCATGGCAACGGCTGGTGCATAATGTGGCGAAGACGGCGGGTGAAACGATATGAAAACAAATCAATGTCAGGAAATCACATTGCAGAGTCCTTGGTGCGGTTACATACACGGACAGCGGGCTACATAAACATTGACGTATAGCCACACCCACGCTGTCAGCACTGACCAATCAAACGGCAGCGCTTCAACCAATCAGGTTCGAGTGTGTCACAAGACTTATATGAGCAGCATCCTGAAAATTACATTGCGCCCTCTTTGTAGCTGATGGACGCTTTTACATTacgttacatttttattttatttgtgttcaCAACCTGTAAATAACAGagctacataaataaataaattacaaataataataataataataaaatgtatttgataTATCACCTTTCACAGAAATATAATTCACAAATTGCttcataaaatacaataaaacatgcaatcaataaaaacaaaggcaatataacaaataaaacaaagcaacaaaataaagttaaacataAAGCAAATACAGGCTACTGAGGCCCCAACACACCAGGGAAACAAGTACGAGACAATTTAGGGTGAGACAGAGGCCATTTTGAAAAGATGGGtcctcagttgtttttttaaaaatttctaAGGACACCGCAGACCATAAACCTAATGGAAGAGAGTTCAAAAGTGTTGGAGCCACCACTTCAAAGGCTCGATCACCCCTCATTTTGAGCCTGGAGCGGAGGACAACCAGGGGTCCTGTTCTGAAGACCTAAGAGACCTACTGATGATATACTGTATGAATGGAGGAGATCACTGATGTATGCAGGTGCCTGACCATGGAGGGCTCTATACGTGAGAACAAGAAACTTAAAGTGAATCCTGACCCTGATAGGAAGCCAgaataaagacacacacacacacacatacacacacacacacacacacacactaaaatgacTCTATTCCAAGTAAAAGTTCTGCTATCATTATGCACAGTGGCCCCTCTCTTTGCCTCCCAGAATGTTATATATAATGCCTATATTACTTAACTGGATTATTGCTATTGAGACTATAATgtgtaaacagcattttaatcTTGTAGTCAGTTCAGTTGGAGCTAATTTAAGTTCATATATATTATGTTGGGTAGATTaatatataaaatgtacacGAAAGTAgcctaaatcagtggttcccaactcgtggatcgtggtccaaaagtgggttgtaggtccattctgaatggacggcaagtgactcacaaacatg harbors:
- the pdxp gene encoding pyridoxal phosphate phosphatase translates to MAGAFGFKGCQKIRGPQIRSLLEAKDFILFDCDGVIWHGEKAITGAAKVVSSLIRHGKNVVFVTNNCTRPRENYVHKFSRLGFTDVMLEQIFSSSYCSALYLRDVVKVRGQVFVMGCDGLRRELQEAGIPCVEEADDPDATIYNCTLAPDVKAVLVGHDDKLTFLKLAKASCYLRDPDCLFLATDNDPWHPLSSGRILPGSGSLTAALEVSSGRKATVIGKPSRFMFECISSQFSGVDPAQCLMIGDRLETDMLFGSNCGLDTMLTLTGVSQIEEAQEYRNSELTTKSGLVPDYVVDTIADFLPAFEELDEQSN
- the kgd4 gene encoding alpha-ketoglutarate dehydrogenase component 4 gives rise to the protein MGSKVSSKMAAPAARVIQAVRPHAPLIKFPNRHDMARPNVQEALKTLAVDLPPHNNPAPPPLSRPHVPLTPISGTPDTLASIQLLPARYRRRPVAAEEMEFIQRGGPE